A single window of Girardinichthys multiradiatus isolate DD_20200921_A chromosome 15, DD_fGirMul_XY1, whole genome shotgun sequence DNA harbors:
- the LOC124882165 gene encoding cholesterol 24-hydroxylase-like isoform X2: MYGCVFVSPYCRLVDFRSLTIPAACTIMEVFAVLFSVGAKALTWLCVILVIAFLGYCFYIKYIHMKYDHIPGPPRDSFFLGHSPTFVRIMKKDGIVHNKFLEWAEIYGPVYRINILHYIILVVTCPEATKEILMSPKYPKDRFLYKGLFNLFGQRFLGNGLVTARDHELWYKQRRIMDPAFSSLYLRGLMGTFNERAEKLMEKLSEIADNNTEANMLQLVNCVTLDVIAKVAFGADLDLLSNNSPIPKAIEFNPKNWPFINEVREACRLLRTTGAQWIHERKTSMQNGEDVPKDILTQIIKTAATEKNMTEEDEEFMLDNFVTFFIAGQETTANQLAFCIMELARHPEILDKVMKEVDDVIGMKQEISYDDLGKLIYLSQVLKETLRIYPTAPGTSRDIPGDMTIDGIHLPGGFICLFNSYATGRMEKFFKEPLKFDPDRFHPDSPKPYYCYFPFALGPRSCLGQNFAQMEAKVVMAKLLQRFDFSLVPGQTFDIQDTGTLRPKSGVICTIKHRKYKN; this comes from the exons ATGTATGGTTGTGTTTTTGTATCGCCTTACTGCCGACTTGTTGACTTTCGTTCCTTAACAATACCTGCTGCATGCACCATCATGGAAGTGTTCGCTGTGCTTTTCAGTGTAGGCGCTAAAGCTCTTACGTGGCTGTGTGTTATTCTTGTTATTGCATTTCTCGGTTACTGTTTTTATATTAAGTACATTCATATGAAATACGACCACATACCAGGCCCGCCGAGGGACAG TTTCTTCTTGGGACACTCCCCGACCTTTGTGAGGATTATGAAAAAAGACGGAATTGTGCACAACAAATTTCTGGAGTG GGCCGAGATTTATGGGCCTGTTTACAGAataaatattctgcattacattATCCTGGTGGTGACTTGTCCAGAGGCAACTAAG gaAATCTTGATGTCCCCTAAGTATCCCAAGGATCGATTCCTCTACAAGGGACTCTTTAACCTGTTTGGTCAAAG GTTTTTAGGCAACGGTCTGGTCACTGCAAGAGATCATGAGCTGTGGTACAAACAGCGGCGGATCATGGACCCTGCTTTCAGCAGCTT ATATTTGAGAGGCCTAATGGGAACCTTCAACGAGAGAGCAGAGAAACTGATGGAAAAGCTCTCAGAGATAGCTGATAATAATACAGAGGCCAACATGCTTCAACTTGTCAACTGTGTCACGCTTGATGTCATTGCTAAG GTTGCGTTTGGAGCGGATTTAGATCTCCTGTCCAACAACTCGCCTATCCCCAAAGCCATTGAG TTTAATCCAAAGAACTGGCCGTTCATCAATGAGGTGAGGGAAGCCTGTCGCCTGCTGCGCACAACTGGAGCTCAGTGGATCCATGAAAGAAAGACCAGCATGCAAAACGGAGAAGATGTCCCGAAGGATATCCTCACGCAGATCATTAAAACTGCTGCCACAG AGAAAAACATGACTGAAGAGGATGAAGAGTTTATGTTGGAcaattttgtaacatttttcaTTGCAG GTCAAGAAACAACAGCCAATCAGCTAGCGTTTTGCATCATGGAGCTTGCAAGGCATCCTGAAATATTGGATAA AGTGATGAAAGAAGTGGATGATGTCATTGGGATGAAACAGGAAATAAGCTATGATGACCTCGGGAAGCTAATTTACCTCTCGCAG GTGCTGAAAGAGACCCTGAGAATCTACCCGACTGCTCCAGGCACATCCCGGGACATTCCTGGAGACATGACAATCGATGGTATCCACCTGCCTGGAGGATTTATCTGTCTG tttaacTCTTATGCAACTGGGAGAATGGAAAAGTTCTTTAAGGAGCCTCTGAAATTTGATCCAGACAGATTCCACCCTGATTCTCCCAA GCCCTATTACTGCTATTTCCCCTTTGCCCTCGGGCCACGGTCATGCCTGGGACAGAACTTTGCTCAG ATGGAGGCTAAAGTGGTGATGGCAAAGCTGCTCCAGAGGTTCGATTTCAGCCTCGTCCCAGGACAGACTTTTGACATCCAGGACACTGGCACGCTGAGGCCAAAGAGTGGAGTGATCTGCACCATCAAACACaggaaatacaaaaactaa
- the LOC124882165 gene encoding cholesterol 24-hydroxylase-like isoform X3, protein MYGCVFVSPYCRLVDFRSLTIPAACTIMEVFAVLFSVGAKALTWLCVILVIAFLGYCFYIKYIHMKYDHIPGPPRDRFLGNGLVTARDHELWYKQRRIMDPAFSSLYLRGLMGTFNERAEKLMEKLSEIADNNTEANMLQLVNCVTLDVIAKVAFGADLDLLSNNSPIPKAIEVCLKGMVYQIRDSLFQFNPKNWPFINEVREACRLLRTTGAQWIHERKTSMQNGEDVPKDILTQIIKTAATEKNMTEEDEEFMLDNFVTFFIAGQETTANQLAFCIMELARHPEILDKVMKEVDDVIGMKQEISYDDLGKLIYLSQVLKETLRIYPTAPGTSRDIPGDMTIDGIHLPGGFICLFNSYATGRMEKFFKEPLKFDPDRFHPDSPKPYYCYFPFALGPRSCLGQNFAQMEAKVVMAKLLQRFDFSLVPGQTFDIQDTGTLRPKSGVICTIKHRKYKN, encoded by the exons ATGTATGGTTGTGTTTTTGTATCGCCTTACTGCCGACTTGTTGACTTTCGTTCCTTAACAATACCTGCTGCATGCACCATCATGGAAGTGTTCGCTGTGCTTTTCAGTGTAGGCGCTAAAGCTCTTACGTGGCTGTGTGTTATTCTTGTTATTGCATTTCTCGGTTACTGTTTTTATATTAAGTACATTCATATGAAATACGACCACATACCAGGCCCGCCGAGGGACAG GTTTTTAGGCAACGGTCTGGTCACTGCAAGAGATCATGAGCTGTGGTACAAACAGCGGCGGATCATGGACCCTGCTTTCAGCAGCTT ATATTTGAGAGGCCTAATGGGAACCTTCAACGAGAGAGCAGAGAAACTGATGGAAAAGCTCTCAGAGATAGCTGATAATAATACAGAGGCCAACATGCTTCAACTTGTCAACTGTGTCACGCTTGATGTCATTGCTAAG GTTGCGTTTGGAGCGGATTTAGATCTCCTGTCCAACAACTCGCCTATCCCCAAAGCCATTGAGGTTTGTCTAAAAGGGATGGTGTATCAAATCAGAGACTCTTTATTTCAG TTTAATCCAAAGAACTGGCCGTTCATCAATGAGGTGAGGGAAGCCTGTCGCCTGCTGCGCACAACTGGAGCTCAGTGGATCCATGAAAGAAAGACCAGCATGCAAAACGGAGAAGATGTCCCGAAGGATATCCTCACGCAGATCATTAAAACTGCTGCCACAG AGAAAAACATGACTGAAGAGGATGAAGAGTTTATGTTGGAcaattttgtaacatttttcaTTGCAG GTCAAGAAACAACAGCCAATCAGCTAGCGTTTTGCATCATGGAGCTTGCAAGGCATCCTGAAATATTGGATAA AGTGATGAAAGAAGTGGATGATGTCATTGGGATGAAACAGGAAATAAGCTATGATGACCTCGGGAAGCTAATTTACCTCTCGCAG GTGCTGAAAGAGACCCTGAGAATCTACCCGACTGCTCCAGGCACATCCCGGGACATTCCTGGAGACATGACAATCGATGGTATCCACCTGCCTGGAGGATTTATCTGTCTG tttaacTCTTATGCAACTGGGAGAATGGAAAAGTTCTTTAAGGAGCCTCTGAAATTTGATCCAGACAGATTCCACCCTGATTCTCCCAA GCCCTATTACTGCTATTTCCCCTTTGCCCTCGGGCCACGGTCATGCCTGGGACAGAACTTTGCTCAG ATGGAGGCTAAAGTGGTGATGGCAAAGCTGCTCCAGAGGTTCGATTTCAGCCTCGTCCCAGGACAGACTTTTGACATCCAGGACACTGGCACGCTGAGGCCAAAGAGTGGAGTGATCTGCACCATCAAACACaggaaatacaaaaactaa
- the LOC124882165 gene encoding cholesterol 24-hydroxylase-like isoform X1 translates to MYGCVFVSPYCRLVDFRSLTIPAACTIMEVFAVLFSVGAKALTWLCVILVIAFLGYCFYIKYIHMKYDHIPGPPRDSFFLGHSPTFVRIMKKDGIVHNKFLEWAEIYGPVYRINILHYIILVVTCPEATKEILMSPKYPKDRFLYKGLFNLFGQRFLGNGLVTARDHELWYKQRRIMDPAFSSLYLRGLMGTFNERAEKLMEKLSEIADNNTEANMLQLVNCVTLDVIAKVAFGADLDLLSNNSPIPKAIEVCLKGMVYQIRDSLFQFNPKNWPFINEVREACRLLRTTGAQWIHERKTSMQNGEDVPKDILTQIIKTAATEKNMTEEDEEFMLDNFVTFFIAGQETTANQLAFCIMELARHPEILDKVMKEVDDVIGMKQEISYDDLGKLIYLSQVLKETLRIYPTAPGTSRDIPGDMTIDGIHLPGGFICLFNSYATGRMEKFFKEPLKFDPDRFHPDSPKPYYCYFPFALGPRSCLGQNFAQMEAKVVMAKLLQRFDFSLVPGQTFDIQDTGTLRPKSGVICTIKHRKYKN, encoded by the exons ATGTATGGTTGTGTTTTTGTATCGCCTTACTGCCGACTTGTTGACTTTCGTTCCTTAACAATACCTGCTGCATGCACCATCATGGAAGTGTTCGCTGTGCTTTTCAGTGTAGGCGCTAAAGCTCTTACGTGGCTGTGTGTTATTCTTGTTATTGCATTTCTCGGTTACTGTTTTTATATTAAGTACATTCATATGAAATACGACCACATACCAGGCCCGCCGAGGGACAG TTTCTTCTTGGGACACTCCCCGACCTTTGTGAGGATTATGAAAAAAGACGGAATTGTGCACAACAAATTTCTGGAGTG GGCCGAGATTTATGGGCCTGTTTACAGAataaatattctgcattacattATCCTGGTGGTGACTTGTCCAGAGGCAACTAAG gaAATCTTGATGTCCCCTAAGTATCCCAAGGATCGATTCCTCTACAAGGGACTCTTTAACCTGTTTGGTCAAAG GTTTTTAGGCAACGGTCTGGTCACTGCAAGAGATCATGAGCTGTGGTACAAACAGCGGCGGATCATGGACCCTGCTTTCAGCAGCTT ATATTTGAGAGGCCTAATGGGAACCTTCAACGAGAGAGCAGAGAAACTGATGGAAAAGCTCTCAGAGATAGCTGATAATAATACAGAGGCCAACATGCTTCAACTTGTCAACTGTGTCACGCTTGATGTCATTGCTAAG GTTGCGTTTGGAGCGGATTTAGATCTCCTGTCCAACAACTCGCCTATCCCCAAAGCCATTGAGGTTTGTCTAAAAGGGATGGTGTATCAAATCAGAGACTCTTTATTTCAG TTTAATCCAAAGAACTGGCCGTTCATCAATGAGGTGAGGGAAGCCTGTCGCCTGCTGCGCACAACTGGAGCTCAGTGGATCCATGAAAGAAAGACCAGCATGCAAAACGGAGAAGATGTCCCGAAGGATATCCTCACGCAGATCATTAAAACTGCTGCCACAG AGAAAAACATGACTGAAGAGGATGAAGAGTTTATGTTGGAcaattttgtaacatttttcaTTGCAG GTCAAGAAACAACAGCCAATCAGCTAGCGTTTTGCATCATGGAGCTTGCAAGGCATCCTGAAATATTGGATAA AGTGATGAAAGAAGTGGATGATGTCATTGGGATGAAACAGGAAATAAGCTATGATGACCTCGGGAAGCTAATTTACCTCTCGCAG GTGCTGAAAGAGACCCTGAGAATCTACCCGACTGCTCCAGGCACATCCCGGGACATTCCTGGAGACATGACAATCGATGGTATCCACCTGCCTGGAGGATTTATCTGTCTG tttaacTCTTATGCAACTGGGAGAATGGAAAAGTTCTTTAAGGAGCCTCTGAAATTTGATCCAGACAGATTCCACCCTGATTCTCCCAA GCCCTATTACTGCTATTTCCCCTTTGCCCTCGGGCCACGGTCATGCCTGGGACAGAACTTTGCTCAG ATGGAGGCTAAAGTGGTGATGGCAAAGCTGCTCCAGAGGTTCGATTTCAGCCTCGTCCCAGGACAGACTTTTGACATCCAGGACACTGGCACGCTGAGGCCAAAGAGTGGAGTGATCTGCACCATCAAACACaggaaatacaaaaactaa